Proteins from one Falco naumanni isolate bFalNau1 chromosome 10, bFalNau1.pat, whole genome shotgun sequence genomic window:
- the TKFC gene encoding triokinase/FMN cyclase isoform X1, with protein MEVPKKLVNSVASCADDALAGLVACNPGLRLLQGHRVVLRADLVAIQGRVALLSGGGSGHEPAHAGYIGKGMLTGVVAGAVFTSPAVGSILAAIRVVTQAGAAGTLLIVKNYTGDRLNFGLALERARAEGANVQMVVVGDDSAFATLKKAGRRGLCGTVLIHKVAGALAEAGASLNEIVEKVSAAAKAMGTLGLSLSPCSIPGSKPTFRLAEDEMELGLGIHGEAGVRRMKVLPADEAVETMLVHMTDPSNASHLPLRPGASVVLVVNNLGGLSCLELGIVAGAAVRCLESRGIHIARALVGSFMTALEMAGVSLTLMLVDEELVGLIDAETTAMAWPNLAAAPAMSQRQEVPAPIEGPGTAQHETSTGPGAAQAQLVLELVCSTLLDMQDKLNELDREAGDGDCGHTHARAAQAIQEWVRAGPPPAAPAQLLSALADLLLEKMGGSSGVLYGLFLTAAAQPLLNRSDLPAWADAVDAGIEAMQRYGGAAPGDRTMLDPLCAAAQALHALRSPGVDLLPVLATAVQSAEAAAEATRHMEAGAGRASYISSAQLLQPDPGAVAVAAVLRAVLEGLRS; from the exons ATGGAG GTGCCCAAGAAGCTGGTGAACTCGGTGGCGAGCTGTGCCGATGACGcgctggcagggctggtggcctGCAACCCTGGCCTGCGGCTCCTGCAGGGACACCGGGTGGTCCTACGTGCGGATCTGGTGGCCATCCAGGGCCGGGTGGCCCTGCTCTCCGGGGGGGGCTCTGGCCATGAGCCCGCCCATGCAG GGTACATCGGGAAGGGCATGCTGACCGGCGTGGTGGCCGGAGCTGTCTTCACCTCCCCGGCCGTGGGCAGCATCCTGGCAGCCATCCGGGTGGTGACACAGGCTGGCGCAG CTGGGACCCTCCTGATCGTGAAGAACTACACCGGGGACCGGCTCAACTTCGGGCTGGCGCTGGAGCGGGCGCGGGCAGAGGGGGCCAACGTGcaaatggtggtggtgggggatgACAGCGCCTTTGCCACCCTGAAGAAAGCTGGGCGCCGCGGGCTGTGCGGCACCGTCCTCATACACAAG GTGGCGGGGGCCCTGGCCGAGGCGGGGGCAAGCTTGAATGAGATCGTTGAGAAGGTGTCAGCGGCTGCTAAAGCCATGG GTACCCTGGGTCTCAGCCTGTCCCCTTGCAGCATCCCGGGGTCCAAGCCCACCTTCCGGCTGGCTGAGGATGAGATGGAGCTGGGCCTGG GGATCCATGGTGAAGCGGGTGTGCGCAGGATGAAG GTGCTGCCGGCGGATGAGGCAGTGGAGACGATGCTGGTGCACATGACGGACCCCTCCAATGCCTCCCACTTGCCTCTGAGACCTG gagCCTCCGTGGTGCTGGTGGTGAACAACCTGGGCGGGCTgtcctgcctggagctgggcaTCGTGGCCGGCGCGGCTGTGCGCTGCCtgg AGAGCCGAGGTATCCACATTGCCCGGGCCCTGGTGGGCTCCTTCATGACGGCGCTGGAGATGGCTGGGGTCTCCCTCACGCTCATGCTGGTGGATGAGGAGCTGGTGGGGCTGATTG ATGCCGAGACCACTGCCATGGCTTGGCCCAACCTGGCCGCGGCACCTGCAATGAGCCAGAGACAGGAGGTGCCAGCGCCGATTGAGGGACCAGGGACCGCACAGCATGAGACCAGCACAG GGCCTGGCGCAGCTCAGGcacagctggtgctggagctggtgtgCAGCACCCTGCTGGACATGCAGGACAAGCTCAACGAGCTGGACCGGGAAGCAGGTGATGGGGACTGTGGCCACACGCATGCTCGAGCTGCCCAAG CCATCCAGGAGTGGGTGCGtgcggggccgccgccggcagccccagcccagctcctttCCGCCCTGGCtgacctgctgctggagaagatgggtGGCTCCTCTGGTGTG CTCTACGGGCTGTTCCTGACAGCGGCCGCCCAGCCCCTGCTCAACCGCAGTGATCTCCCAGCCTGGGCTGATGCTGTGGATGCCGGTATTGAAGCCATGCAACG GTACGGAGGAGCCGCACCAGGGGACAGGACGATG CTGGACCCGCTCTGCGCTGCGGCACAGGCTCTGCACGCCCTGCGCAGCCCTGGTGTTGACCTGCTGCCGGTGCTGGCCACTGCCGTGCAG AGCGCGGAGGCCGCGGCAGAGGCCACCAGGCACATGGAGGCCGGGGCGGGCAGAGCCAGCTACATCAGCTCggcccagctgctgcagcctgaccCAGGTGCGGTGGCGGTGGCAGCTGTGCTGCGGGCCGTGCTGGAGGGGCTGCGGAGCTAA
- the TKFC gene encoding triokinase/FMN cyclase isoform X3 has protein sequence MEVPKKLVNSVASCADDALAGLVACNPGLRLLQGHRVVLRADLVAIQGRVALLSGGGSGHEPAHAGYIGKGMLTGVVAGAVFTSPAVGSILAAIRVVTQAGAAGTLLIVKNYTGDRLNFGLALERARAEGANVQMVVVGDDSAFATLKKAGRRGLCGTVLIHKVAGALAEAGASLNEIVEKVSAAAKAMGTLGLSLSPCSIPGSKPTFRLAEDEMELGLGIHGEAGVRRMKVLPADEAVETMLVHMTDPSNASHLPLRPGASVVLVVNNLGGLSCLELGIVAGAAVRCLESRGIHIARALVGSFMTALEMAGVSLTLMLVDEELVGLIDAETTAMAWPNLAAAPAMSQRQEVPAPIEGPGTAQHETSTGPGAAQAQLVLELVCSTLLDMQDKLNELDREAGDGDCGHTHARAAQVAAAPWHRRGCPCLSARGAGIPRFPWSNRESPAAPRVRQRSPGPSGSPTWS, from the exons ATGGAG GTGCCCAAGAAGCTGGTGAACTCGGTGGCGAGCTGTGCCGATGACGcgctggcagggctggtggcctGCAACCCTGGCCTGCGGCTCCTGCAGGGACACCGGGTGGTCCTACGTGCGGATCTGGTGGCCATCCAGGGCCGGGTGGCCCTGCTCTCCGGGGGGGGCTCTGGCCATGAGCCCGCCCATGCAG GGTACATCGGGAAGGGCATGCTGACCGGCGTGGTGGCCGGAGCTGTCTTCACCTCCCCGGCCGTGGGCAGCATCCTGGCAGCCATCCGGGTGGTGACACAGGCTGGCGCAG CTGGGACCCTCCTGATCGTGAAGAACTACACCGGGGACCGGCTCAACTTCGGGCTGGCGCTGGAGCGGGCGCGGGCAGAGGGGGCCAACGTGcaaatggtggtggtgggggatgACAGCGCCTTTGCCACCCTGAAGAAAGCTGGGCGCCGCGGGCTGTGCGGCACCGTCCTCATACACAAG GTGGCGGGGGCCCTGGCCGAGGCGGGGGCAAGCTTGAATGAGATCGTTGAGAAGGTGTCAGCGGCTGCTAAAGCCATGG GTACCCTGGGTCTCAGCCTGTCCCCTTGCAGCATCCCGGGGTCCAAGCCCACCTTCCGGCTGGCTGAGGATGAGATGGAGCTGGGCCTGG GGATCCATGGTGAAGCGGGTGTGCGCAGGATGAAG GTGCTGCCGGCGGATGAGGCAGTGGAGACGATGCTGGTGCACATGACGGACCCCTCCAATGCCTCCCACTTGCCTCTGAGACCTG gagCCTCCGTGGTGCTGGTGGTGAACAACCTGGGCGGGCTgtcctgcctggagctgggcaTCGTGGCCGGCGCGGCTGTGCGCTGCCtgg AGAGCCGAGGTATCCACATTGCCCGGGCCCTGGTGGGCTCCTTCATGACGGCGCTGGAGATGGCTGGGGTCTCCCTCACGCTCATGCTGGTGGATGAGGAGCTGGTGGGGCTGATTG ATGCCGAGACCACTGCCATGGCTTGGCCCAACCTGGCCGCGGCACCTGCAATGAGCCAGAGACAGGAGGTGCCAGCGCCGATTGAGGGACCAGGGACCGCACAGCATGAGACCAGCACAG GGCCTGGCGCAGCTCAGGcacagctggtgctggagctggtgtgCAGCACCCTGCTGGACATGCAGGACAAGCTCAACGAGCTGGACCGGGAAGCAGGTGATGGGGACTGTGGCCACACGCATGCTCGAGCTGCCCAAG TGGCAGCTGCCCCATGGCATCGCAGGGGGTGTCCCTGCTTGTCCGCAAGAGGGGCAGGGATCCCCAGGTTCCCCTGGAGCAATCGGGagtccccagctgcccccagggTGAGACAGAGGTCCCCCGGGCCCAGTGGGTCACCCACGTGGAGCTGA
- the TKFC gene encoding triokinase/FMN cyclase isoform X2 → MLTGVVAGAVFTSPAVGSILAAIRVVTQAGAAGTLLIVKNYTGDRLNFGLALERARAEGANVQMVVVGDDSAFATLKKAGRRGLCGTVLIHKVAGALAEAGASLNEIVEKVSAAAKAMGTLGLSLSPCSIPGSKPTFRLAEDEMELGLGIHGEAGVRRMKVLPADEAVETMLVHMTDPSNASHLPLRPGASVVLVVNNLGGLSCLELGIVAGAAVRCLESRGIHIARALVGSFMTALEMAGVSLTLMLVDEELVGLIDAETTAMAWPNLAAAPAMSQRQEVPAPIEGPGTAQHETSTGPGAAQAQLVLELVCSTLLDMQDKLNELDREAGDGDCGHTHARAAQAIQEWVRAGPPPAAPAQLLSALADLLLEKMGGSSGVLYGLFLTAAAQPLLNRSDLPAWADAVDAGIEAMQRYGGAAPGDRTMLDPLCAAAQALHALRSPGVDLLPVLATAVQSAEAAAEATRHMEAGAGRASYISSAQLLQPDPGAVAVAAVLRAVLEGLRS, encoded by the exons ATGCTGACCGGCGTGGTGGCCGGAGCTGTCTTCACCTCCCCGGCCGTGGGCAGCATCCTGGCAGCCATCCGGGTGGTGACACAGGCTGGCGCAG CTGGGACCCTCCTGATCGTGAAGAACTACACCGGGGACCGGCTCAACTTCGGGCTGGCGCTGGAGCGGGCGCGGGCAGAGGGGGCCAACGTGcaaatggtggtggtgggggatgACAGCGCCTTTGCCACCCTGAAGAAAGCTGGGCGCCGCGGGCTGTGCGGCACCGTCCTCATACACAAG GTGGCGGGGGCCCTGGCCGAGGCGGGGGCAAGCTTGAATGAGATCGTTGAGAAGGTGTCAGCGGCTGCTAAAGCCATGG GTACCCTGGGTCTCAGCCTGTCCCCTTGCAGCATCCCGGGGTCCAAGCCCACCTTCCGGCTGGCTGAGGATGAGATGGAGCTGGGCCTGG GGATCCATGGTGAAGCGGGTGTGCGCAGGATGAAG GTGCTGCCGGCGGATGAGGCAGTGGAGACGATGCTGGTGCACATGACGGACCCCTCCAATGCCTCCCACTTGCCTCTGAGACCTG gagCCTCCGTGGTGCTGGTGGTGAACAACCTGGGCGGGCTgtcctgcctggagctgggcaTCGTGGCCGGCGCGGCTGTGCGCTGCCtgg AGAGCCGAGGTATCCACATTGCCCGGGCCCTGGTGGGCTCCTTCATGACGGCGCTGGAGATGGCTGGGGTCTCCCTCACGCTCATGCTGGTGGATGAGGAGCTGGTGGGGCTGATTG ATGCCGAGACCACTGCCATGGCTTGGCCCAACCTGGCCGCGGCACCTGCAATGAGCCAGAGACAGGAGGTGCCAGCGCCGATTGAGGGACCAGGGACCGCACAGCATGAGACCAGCACAG GGCCTGGCGCAGCTCAGGcacagctggtgctggagctggtgtgCAGCACCCTGCTGGACATGCAGGACAAGCTCAACGAGCTGGACCGGGAAGCAGGTGATGGGGACTGTGGCCACACGCATGCTCGAGCTGCCCAAG CCATCCAGGAGTGGGTGCGtgcggggccgccgccggcagccccagcccagctcctttCCGCCCTGGCtgacctgctgctggagaagatgggtGGCTCCTCTGGTGTG CTCTACGGGCTGTTCCTGACAGCGGCCGCCCAGCCCCTGCTCAACCGCAGTGATCTCCCAGCCTGGGCTGATGCTGTGGATGCCGGTATTGAAGCCATGCAACG GTACGGAGGAGCCGCACCAGGGGACAGGACGATG CTGGACCCGCTCTGCGCTGCGGCACAGGCTCTGCACGCCCTGCGCAGCCCTGGTGTTGACCTGCTGCCGGTGCTGGCCACTGCCGTGCAG AGCGCGGAGGCCGCGGCAGAGGCCACCAGGCACATGGAGGCCGGGGCGGGCAGAGCCAGCTACATCAGCTCggcccagctgctgcagcctgaccCAGGTGCGGTGGCGGTGGCAGCTGTGCTGCGGGCCGTGCTGGAGGGGCTGCGGAGCTAA
- the LOC121095196 gene encoding cytochrome b ascorbate-dependent protein 3 isoform X2, with protein MLDLPFLPFCVLLGGLGFVCVAFVSAWCQHWRGGFALDGSAQMFNWHPVLMVTGMVVLYSAAALVYRLPATWRGPKLPWKVLHGSLALAAFTLAVLGLVAVFRFHNSHGTPNMYSLHSWLGLATILLFSCQWLAGFSAFLLPWAPAWLRAFYKPVHIFFGSTILMLSVASCVSGINEKLFFSLKNGTTDYKHLPAEAVFANMLGLLIILFGVLVLGALARPSWKRPDADSPDSCQPLLTAER; from the exons ATGCTGGATCTacccttcctgcccttctgcgTCCTCCTGGGTGGCCTGGGCTTTGTGTGTGTGGCCTTCGTGAGCGCCTGGTGCCAGCACTGGCGTGGTGGCTTCGCCTTGGATGGCAGCGCCCAGATGTTCAACTGGCACCCAGTGCTGATGGTGACAGGCATGGTGGTGCTGTACAGTGCAG CGGCCCTGGTGTACCGCCTGCCCGCTACCTGGAGGGGCCCCAAGCTCCCCTGGAAGGTGCTGCACGGCTCCCTGGCCCTGGCAGCCTTCACTCTGGccgtgctggggctggtggctgtTTTTCGCTTCCACAACAGCCATGGCACACCCAACATGTACTCGCTGcacagctggctggggctggccaccatcctgctcttctcctgccag TGGCTGGCTGGCTTCAGCGCcttcctgctgccctgggctcctgcctggctccgTGCCTTCTACAAACCTGTGCACATCTTCTTTGGCTCCACCATCCTCATGCTGTCGGTGGCCTCATGTGTGTCGGGCATCAACGAGAAGCTCTTCTTCAGCCT GAAGAACGGGACGACTGACTACAAGCACCTGCCTGCCGAGGCTGTCTTTGCCAACATGCTGGGGCTCCTGATCATCCTCtttggggtgctggtgctgggggcttTGGCCAGGCCAAGCTGGAAGCGTCCCGACGCCGACTCTCCAGACTCTTGCCAG CCGCTGCTCACCGCCGAGCGCtga
- the LOC121095196 gene encoding cytochrome b ascorbate-dependent protein 3 isoform X1, whose translation MEAPGEAEGAARPDGRRAGLRCHHHVTEMLDLPFLPFCVLLGGLGFVCVAFVSAWCQHWRGGFALDGSAQMFNWHPVLMVTGMVVLYSAAALVYRLPATWRGPKLPWKVLHGSLALAAFTLAVLGLVAVFRFHNSHGTPNMYSLHSWLGLATILLFSCQWLAGFSAFLLPWAPAWLRAFYKPVHIFFGSTILMLSVASCVSGINEKLFFSLKNGTTDYKHLPAEAVFANMLGLLIILFGVLVLGALARPSWKRPDADSPDSCQPLLTAER comes from the exons GTGCCACCACCACGTCACGGAGATGCTGGATCTacccttcctgcccttctgcgTCCTCCTGGGTGGCCTGGGCTTTGTGTGTGTGGCCTTCGTGAGCGCCTGGTGCCAGCACTGGCGTGGTGGCTTCGCCTTGGATGGCAGCGCCCAGATGTTCAACTGGCACCCAGTGCTGATGGTGACAGGCATGGTGGTGCTGTACAGTGCAG CGGCCCTGGTGTACCGCCTGCCCGCTACCTGGAGGGGCCCCAAGCTCCCCTGGAAGGTGCTGCACGGCTCCCTGGCCCTGGCAGCCTTCACTCTGGccgtgctggggctggtggctgtTTTTCGCTTCCACAACAGCCATGGCACACCCAACATGTACTCGCTGcacagctggctggggctggccaccatcctgctcttctcctgccag TGGCTGGCTGGCTTCAGCGCcttcctgctgccctgggctcctgcctggctccgTGCCTTCTACAAACCTGTGCACATCTTCTTTGGCTCCACCATCCTCATGCTGTCGGTGGCCTCATGTGTGTCGGGCATCAACGAGAAGCTCTTCTTCAGCCT GAAGAACGGGACGACTGACTACAAGCACCTGCCTGCCGAGGCTGTCTTTGCCAACATGCTGGGGCTCCTGATCATCCTCtttggggtgctggtgctgggggcttTGGCCAGGCCAAGCTGGAAGCGTCCCGACGCCGACTCTCCAGACTCTTGCCAG CCGCTGCTCACCGCCGAGCGCtga